From Paenibacillus sp. PL2-23:
GCTTGCTGCACAAGGCGGCTCCCTTATAAGCGGCGATGCCGCCGGTTATGCCTAATATCATTCTTTTGCCAGCGATCATGATGCCACAGCTCCTATCCCTTAGACGCTTGCTCCGAACAGCGTGTCCGGCAAGCGGTTACCAATCCATTCTTTCTCTTAGGCTCGTAATATGGGCGACATGATGCTTCCCGTGCCAAGCCACAAATCCGAGGAACCAGGACAGCTTGAGCTGGCTGCCTTTCTCCGGATGATAGAACTGCTTGTCGAAATCGGACCGCTCCATGGCGTGAAGCAGCACGGACCACCGGCGGTGGACGCCATCCACAATAGCAAGACTGACCTCCGGCGCCACCTTCAGCGAATCCTCCGTTTCAGCCCAGCCTTCTTCGTTAAAGGGCTTGATCGTCGGATTATTCTCCGTCAGAGCAAGCTTGAATCGGGAGAAGCAATTCATCGCCGCGTCGGCGACATGATGCACCACCTGCCGGATCGTCCAGCCGCCTGTCCGGTATGGCGTGTCCAGCTGCTCGTCGTCAAGTCCTTCGATGGCCGCCTTCAACAGCGCGGGCAGCGCCTCCACCTCGCGAATCCATTCCCTCTGCTGCGCAGCTGTCATGCCTTCGAACGAATATTTGCCAATGGGATACCGCAATTGCTCCATACCTGATCACCCTCCAGGAATAAAATAAAATGTATAGCGAGAGATTCAAGCCGTATCGGGCAAAAAAAGAGGTGCAATACTGTCGCCAGCTCACACCTCTCTTGTGGAACGTTCTATGCTGCTATTCTTCCTTGGTGGCCAGCGTCTCAACTTGAATCACGTCGCCGTAGATCTCCTCAAGCGCCACGCCTACATACTTGTGGGAGCGCGGGCTCGCAAGCTCCGATTTGTCGCCATTACGCAGCATGCGCGCTCTTCTGGATGCCGCGACGACAAGCGTGTACTTGCTGTCTACCTTCTTTACCATCTCGTCAATGGATGGATACAACATTGTGCATTCTCCTCACTCAAGCTTTCTCGATTGCGGTCTTCATCCCTGTCACATAAGGCATGAACCGTTCCCTGCGGCAATGCTCGGCAATCACAATACTGCGAATCCGGTCACAAGCCGCGTCTATCTCATCATTGATAACGGCATAGTCATAATGGCGAAGCAGATTCATCTCTTCAACGGCGACGTTCATTCGCGTGTCGATGATATCCTGCGTTTCGGTGCCGCGTCCCGTAATTCGCTCCTTC
This genomic window contains:
- the rpoZ gene encoding DNA-directed RNA polymerase subunit omega, translated to MLYPSIDEMVKKVDSKYTLVVAASRRARMLRNGDKSELASPRSHKYVGVALEEIYGDVIQVETLATKEE
- a CDS encoding YfiT family bacillithiol transferase yields the protein MEQLRYPIGKYSFEGMTAAQQREWIREVEALPALLKAAIEGLDDEQLDTPYRTGGWTIRQVVHHVADAAMNCFSRFKLALTENNPTIKPFNEEGWAETEDSLKVAPEVSLAIVDGVHRRWSVLLHAMERSDFDKQFYHPEKGSQLKLSWFLGFVAWHGKHHVAHITSLRERMDW